One region of Anaeromyxobacter paludicola genomic DNA includes:
- a CDS encoding outer membrane protein: protein MNLLAPFAKRLGPAFLAGLLLLPAVAGARAPAATGGDTTLAPGAMAWGVLGAIDIPTASGSNVGPRLIGEGMYGIGEIAPNLRLDVGPRLAFTYNGGDASLWTLDALGVGRLSYALDPRLSVYGEAGLGFGYYHWSVDVGAGSVSDSGLMFDLLIAPGVIYALGPNLNLLGEVGFWINAKSGLGTHIAIPTVGVQWKM from the coding sequence ATGAACCTCCTCGCCCCCTTCGCGAAGCGTCTCGGCCCGGCGTTCCTGGCCGGCCTCCTCCTCCTCCCCGCCGTCGCCGGCGCGCGCGCCCCGGCCGCCACCGGCGGCGACACCACCCTCGCCCCCGGCGCGATGGCCTGGGGCGTGCTCGGCGCCATCGACATCCCGACGGCCAGCGGGAGCAACGTCGGCCCGCGCCTGATCGGCGAGGGCATGTACGGCATCGGCGAGATCGCCCCCAACCTGCGGCTCGACGTCGGCCCCCGGCTCGCCTTCACCTACAACGGCGGCGACGCCAGCCTCTGGACCCTCGACGCGCTGGGCGTGGGACGCCTGAGCTACGCGCTCGATCCGCGGCTCTCCGTCTACGGCGAGGCCGGGCTCGGCTTCGGCTACTACCACTGGAGCGTGGACGTCGGGGCCGGATCGGTCTCGGACAGCGGCCTCATGTTCGACCTCCTCATCGCGCCCGGCGTGATCTACGCCCTCGGCCCGAACCTGAACCTCCTCGGCGAGGTGGGCTTCTGGATCAACGCCAAGAGCGGGCTCGGAACGCACATCGCGATCCCGACCGTCGGCGTCCAGTGGAAGATGTAG
- a CDS encoding DUF6600 domain-containing protein, producing MFRHLAVVAALAALAVPRWARAQSDEYPYPQGEEYGDYQGEVEYPQAPPPPSDPQVDVHVDMSTPGASIGFETFHDGLAPYGEWVSVGAYGRVWRPLRVAAGWRPYYYGRWEWTNEGWFWQSEEPWGWAAYHYGRWAYDGYYGWVWVPGYQWAPAWVTWRFGADAIGWAPLSPGFSVYVTNYPAYYSYWTFVPCGRFAGYPVYSAAYAPSYVPRWFHATRPAPPRSAQFGAPAPAWGGPGHRFVEQRVGHAIAPARLVGVASPGHMAGVARPGVVPVYRPEARAAPVRPGAPGSSFAPQRPGSAAPVAPARPAPAQPWTGRPSQPPGQVAPNRASPSAAQPVPAPGRPQGTIAPRGDGNRPAAIAPPRAVPAPQGVAPRGPSAGASRAPGGGPGFAAPRAPGGPAASAPRGGGSGGSGHANGGGAHAAPPRHD from the coding sequence ATGTTCCGGCATCTGGCCGTCGTCGCCGCCCTCGCCGCCCTGGCCGTCCCCCGCTGGGCACGGGCCCAGAGCGACGAGTATCCGTACCCGCAGGGTGAGGAGTACGGCGACTACCAGGGCGAGGTCGAGTACCCGCAGGCCCCGCCCCCGCCGTCCGACCCGCAGGTGGACGTCCACGTGGACATGTCCACGCCGGGCGCCTCGATCGGCTTCGAGACCTTCCACGACGGCCTCGCGCCCTACGGCGAGTGGGTGTCGGTGGGGGCGTACGGCCGGGTCTGGCGGCCCCTCCGCGTCGCCGCCGGCTGGCGGCCGTACTACTACGGCCGCTGGGAGTGGACCAACGAGGGCTGGTTCTGGCAGTCGGAGGAGCCCTGGGGCTGGGCCGCCTACCACTACGGGCGCTGGGCCTATGACGGCTACTACGGCTGGGTCTGGGTGCCCGGCTACCAGTGGGCGCCGGCCTGGGTGACCTGGCGGTTCGGCGCCGACGCGATCGGCTGGGCGCCGCTGTCCCCGGGCTTCTCGGTCTACGTGACCAACTACCCCGCGTACTACAGCTACTGGACCTTCGTGCCGTGCGGACGCTTCGCCGGCTACCCGGTCTACAGCGCGGCGTACGCGCCCTCCTACGTCCCCCGCTGGTTCCACGCCACCCGGCCCGCGCCGCCGCGCAGCGCGCAGTTCGGCGCGCCCGCGCCGGCCTGGGGCGGCCCCGGGCACCGCTTCGTCGAGCAGCGGGTCGGGCACGCCATCGCCCCGGCTCGGCTGGTCGGGGTGGCGAGCCCTGGCCACATGGCCGGCGTCGCCCGCCCGGGCGTCGTCCCCGTCTACCGTCCGGAGGCGCGCGCGGCGCCGGTACGGCCCGGCGCCCCCGGCTCCTCCTTCGCGCCGCAGCGCCCGGGGAGCGCCGCGCCGGTCGCCCCGGCGCGCCCGGCGCCGGCCCAGCCCTGGACCGGTCGCCCCTCGCAGCCGCCCGGCCAGGTCGCGCCGAACCGCGCGTCGCCGTCCGCGGCGCAGCCGGTGCCCGCGCCTGGCCGGCCCCAGGGCACCATCGCGCCCCGCGGGGACGGCAACCGGCCGGCCGCCATCGCCCCGCCGCGCGCCGTCCCGGCGCCCCAGGGCGTCGCGCCGCGCGGCCCCTCGGCGGGCGCGAGCCGCGCGCCGGGCGGTGGGCCGGGCTTCGCCGCGCCGCGCGCTCCGGGCGGCCCGGCCGCCTCGGCTCCGCGCGGCGGTGGCAGCGGCGGCAGCGGCCACGCGAACGGCGGGGGAGCTCACGCGGCCCCGCCGCGTCACGACTGA
- the larE gene encoding ATP-dependent sacrificial sulfur transferase LarE, which produces MERQQLMEGIRRGSAAKMAALEQSIRDCGSALVAFSAGVDSSFVLAVARRVLGERAVALTAHSPSVPQVEREEARALARTLGVRHLEVESHEAEDPRYAANPVDRCYYCKSELYRLCDAAAREHGLAAVLDGFNADDKRDHRPGHVAASEHRVRSPLAEAGFTKDEVRAWSEALGLPTWDKPQMACLASRLPYGLAVTPERLAQVERAEAGVRALGLKNFRVRYHEGIGRVEVAADELARAFELRAELAGAVKGAGFKRAVLDLEPFRSGSLNEFAGVSLPVVA; this is translated from the coding sequence ATGGAACGGCAGCAGCTCATGGAAGGGATCCGGCGCGGCTCGGCCGCGAAGATGGCGGCGCTCGAGCAGTCGATCCGCGACTGCGGGAGCGCCCTCGTGGCCTTCTCGGCGGGCGTGGACTCGTCGTTCGTGCTGGCGGTCGCGCGCCGGGTGCTCGGCGAGCGGGCGGTCGCGCTCACCGCGCACTCCCCGAGCGTCCCCCAGGTCGAGCGCGAGGAGGCGAGGGCGCTCGCCCGGACCCTCGGGGTGCGCCACCTCGAGGTCGAGAGCCACGAGGCCGAGGACCCCCGCTACGCCGCCAACCCCGTGGACCGCTGCTACTACTGCAAGAGCGAGCTCTACCGGCTCTGCGACGCCGCGGCGCGCGAGCACGGTCTCGCGGCCGTGCTCGACGGCTTCAACGCCGACGACAAGCGGGACCACCGGCCGGGGCACGTCGCGGCCTCCGAGCACCGCGTCCGCTCGCCCCTCGCCGAGGCCGGCTTCACGAAGGACGAGGTGCGCGCCTGGAGCGAGGCGCTCGGCCTGCCCACCTGGGACAAGCCGCAGATGGCCTGCCTCGCCTCGCGGCTGCCGTACGGCCTGGCGGTGACGCCCGAGCGGCTCGCGCAGGTGGAGCGGGCGGAGGCCGGCGTGAGGGCCCTCGGGCTCAAGAACTTCCGGGTCCGCTACCACGAGGGGATCGGCCGGGTCGAGGTGGCCGCCGACGAGCTCGCCCGGGCCTTCGAGCTCCGAGCGGAGCTCGCCGGTGCGGTGAAGGGCGCCGGCTTCAAGCGGGCCGTGCTCGACCTCGAGCCCTTCCGCTCCGGAAGTCTCAACGAATTCGCGGGCGTGTCCCTGCCCGTGGTCGCGTAG
- a CDS encoding sulfurtransferase TusA family protein: protein MSRLDIRAYACPMTWVKTRIALDRLAPGERLEVLLQEGEPLDSVPRTAEEEGHRVLSRAPASGEGAGAWAVVLEKGLPREAAF, encoded by the coding sequence GTGAGCCGGCTCGACATCCGCGCCTACGCCTGCCCGATGACCTGGGTGAAGACGCGGATCGCCCTCGACCGGCTCGCGCCGGGGGAGCGGCTGGAGGTGCTGCTCCAGGAGGGGGAGCCGCTCGACAGCGTGCCCCGCACCGCCGAGGAGGAGGGCCACCGGGTGCTGTCGCGCGCCCCGGCCAGCGGCGAGGGGGCGGGCGCGTGGGCGGTGGTGCTGGAGAAGGGCTTGCCGCGAGAGGCGGCGTTCTAG
- the cysC gene encoding adenylyl-sulfate kinase — translation MESQPQSSGFVIWITGMNGAGKTTLASYLTKRLAAVGRPAELLDGEDPAQVLTSGLGNTKDDRDVAVRRLGYVAKLLARNGAVAVCASLSPHREPREQLKREIRRFVEIFVECDFTTLQERSGRLRKAMAGEIKNVPGYDDPYEPPVHPDLVVRSDQERVEVEANRIFQALVDVKYIGPAEFGRLTGGLKPKRAQKAARNGARKKLAAKAAARKAPRKVAARNAKPARKSKR, via the coding sequence ATGGAATCGCAGCCGCAGAGCAGCGGGTTCGTCATCTGGATCACCGGCATGAACGGCGCCGGCAAGACCACCCTCGCGAGCTACCTCACGAAGCGGCTCGCCGCGGTGGGCCGTCCCGCCGAGCTGCTCGACGGCGAGGACCCGGCCCAGGTCCTCACGAGCGGGCTCGGCAACACCAAGGACGACCGGGACGTGGCGGTCCGCCGGCTCGGCTACGTCGCCAAGCTGCTCGCCCGCAACGGCGCGGTGGCGGTCTGCGCCTCCCTCTCGCCGCACCGCGAGCCTCGCGAGCAGCTCAAGCGCGAGATCCGGCGCTTCGTCGAGATCTTCGTCGAGTGCGACTTCACGACGCTCCAGGAGCGCTCCGGACGGCTGCGCAAGGCGATGGCGGGCGAGATCAAGAACGTGCCGGGCTACGACGATCCCTACGAGCCGCCGGTCCACCCGGACCTCGTGGTGCGCTCCGACCAGGAGCGGGTCGAGGTCGAGGCCAACCGGATCTTCCAGGCCCTCGTGGACGTGAAGTACATCGGGCCGGCCGAGTTCGGGCGGCTCACCGGCGGCCTCAAGCCGAAGCGGGCGCAGAAGGCGGCCCGCAACGGCGCGCGCAAGAAGCTCGCGGCGAAGGCCGCCGCCCGCAAGGCGCCGCGGAAGGTGGCGGCGCGAAACGCCAAGCCGGCGCGCAAGTCGAAGCGCTAG
- a CDS encoding HesA/MoeB/ThiF family protein, with the protein MSDLSRRSVLVVGAGGLGGPVALTLAAAGVGRLVLVDDDAVETSNLNRQPLFGERDLGERKVVAAARRLARVHPGVKVEAVDRRFDDASALELARAADLIVDGSDNFSTKFLASDVAVATGRLLVHGGVLRYTAQLFTIAPGVAGCLRCLFEAAPPPGSVPSCAEAGVLGPLAGIAGTLMAQEALRLLSGERGAYAGRLLVYDARSARARFVPVRKRMDCIGCEGGRRVGVAAEPAPSGGAA; encoded by the coding sequence ATGAGCGACCTCTCGCGCCGCAGCGTCCTCGTCGTCGGAGCCGGCGGCCTCGGTGGGCCGGTGGCGCTCACGCTCGCGGCGGCGGGCGTGGGCCGGCTCGTGCTGGTGGACGACGACGCCGTCGAGACCTCGAACCTGAACCGGCAGCCGCTCTTCGGCGAGCGGGACCTGGGGGAGCGCAAGGTCGTGGCGGCGGCGCGAAGGCTGGCGCGCGTCCACCCGGGCGTGAAGGTGGAGGCGGTGGATCGCCGCTTCGACGACGCCTCCGCCCTGGAGCTCGCGCGCGCCGCCGATCTCATCGTGGACGGCTCGGACAACTTCTCGACCAAGTTCCTCGCGAGCGACGTGGCGGTCGCGACCGGGCGGCTCCTCGTCCACGGCGGCGTGCTCCGCTACACCGCGCAGCTCTTCACCATCGCGCCCGGGGTGGCGGGGTGCCTGCGCTGCCTGTTCGAGGCGGCGCCCCCGCCCGGCTCGGTCCCGAGCTGCGCGGAGGCGGGCGTGCTGGGGCCGCTCGCCGGCATCGCCGGCACGCTCATGGCCCAGGAGGCGCTGCGGCTCCTCTCCGGCGAGCGCGGCGCCTACGCGGGGCGGCTGCTCGTCTACGACGCCCGGTCGGCGCGGGCCCGGTTCGTGCCGGTCCGAAAGCGGATGGACTGCATCGGCTGCGAGGGCGGTCGGCGCGTCGGGGTGGCGGCCGAGCCGGCGCCGAGCGGGGGCGCGGCGTGA
- a CDS encoding ribbon-helix-helix domain-containing protein: MNAQEIHDPQQLRLEPMLVRLPPPLAAQLRQLARATRIRQSDYLREAVADLLVKYGAAIEVDPEERN, from the coding sequence ATGAACGCCCAGGAAATCCACGACCCCCAGCAGCTTCGCCTCGAGCCCATGCTGGTCCGCCTTCCCCCGCCGCTCGCCGCCCAGCTTCGCCAGCTGGCGCGCGCCACCCGCATCCGCCAGTCCGACTACCTCCGCGAGGCGGTCGCCGACCTGCTCGTGAAGTACGGCGCCGCCATCGAGGTCGACCCGGAGGAGCGCAATTGA
- a CDS encoding Hsp70 family protein, whose translation MRYDPPVDRLRPDTILGIDLGTTNSCGAVVMPGGQVKIVPQRSGDGIVPSVFAIDEKGHELVGHEAKRQWQLNPRNTLYATKRLIGRSPHDEVVAGVQRSVAFRVVPGPGEEVALACQGQRFQVQEVSARILAKIRDVASDFLGFRVARAVVTVPAYFTDRQRQAVKAAGRLIGLEVVRIINEPTAAALAYGIGRRLRERVLVFDLGGGTFDVSIIEIRDRVFEVKATGGDIFLGGLDFDDAIVGQVLERFRAEHGLDLTQDPVAMQRIRDLAERSKIDLSSRSEVPFSIPFVTMTDDGRPVSLEQRLGRRELERLTFPLVERALRMVERVMRDAGLAPHDVDEVLLVGGQTRMPLIQRMLGDWFGRPPSKGVHPDEAVAIGAALYAWSLQDDSDLKLQLLDVIPMAIGIEAAGGAMRTVLPRNAPIPNAKAIPATSSLDGQRELSVRIYQGDHPEAVRNDLLGEFTFGGVRPSPAGQVRLEILFEVSVEGILTVSARDLDTGKQMRTTVRVTES comes from the coding sequence ATGCGGTACGATCCGCCGGTGGACCGCCTCCGGCCGGACACCATCCTCGGGATCGACCTCGGGACCACCAACTCCTGCGGCGCCGTGGTGATGCCGGGCGGGCAGGTGAAGATCGTCCCGCAGCGGAGCGGGGACGGGATCGTGCCGTCGGTCTTCGCCATCGACGAGAAGGGGCACGAGCTCGTCGGCCACGAGGCCAAGCGGCAGTGGCAGCTCAACCCGCGCAACACCCTCTACGCGACCAAGCGGCTGATCGGCCGCTCGCCGCACGACGAGGTGGTCGCGGGCGTGCAGCGCTCGGTGGCGTTCCGGGTGGTGCCCGGCCCCGGCGAGGAGGTGGCGCTCGCCTGCCAGGGCCAGCGCTTCCAGGTGCAGGAGGTGAGCGCGCGGATCCTCGCCAAGATCCGCGACGTCGCCTCGGACTTCCTCGGCTTCCGCGTGGCCCGCGCGGTGGTGACGGTGCCGGCCTACTTCACCGACCGCCAGCGGCAGGCGGTGAAGGCCGCCGGCCGGCTCATCGGGCTCGAGGTGGTGCGGATCATCAACGAGCCCACCGCGGCGGCCCTCGCCTACGGCATCGGCCGCCGGCTCCGGGAGCGGGTGCTGGTGTTCGACCTCGGCGGCGGCACGTTCGACGTCTCCATCATCGAGATCCGCGACCGGGTGTTCGAGGTGAAGGCGACCGGGGGCGACATCTTCCTCGGCGGCCTCGACTTCGACGACGCCATCGTGGGCCAGGTGCTGGAGCGCTTCCGCGCCGAGCACGGGCTCGACCTCACGCAGGACCCGGTGGCGATGCAGCGGATCCGCGACCTCGCCGAGCGGAGCAAGATCGACCTCTCGAGCCGCAGCGAGGTGCCCTTCTCGATCCCCTTCGTCACCATGACCGACGACGGGCGGCCGGTCAGCCTGGAGCAGCGGCTCGGCCGGCGCGAGCTCGAGCGGCTCACCTTCCCGCTCGTCGAGCGCGCGCTCCGGATGGTGGAGCGCGTGATGCGCGACGCCGGCCTCGCCCCCCACGACGTGGACGAGGTCCTGCTCGTCGGCGGCCAGACCCGGATGCCGCTCATCCAGCGCATGCTCGGGGACTGGTTCGGGCGCCCGCCGTCGAAGGGCGTCCACCCCGACGAGGCGGTCGCCATCGGGGCGGCGCTCTACGCCTGGTCGCTCCAGGACGACAGCGATCTCAAGCTGCAGCTCCTCGACGTCATCCCCATGGCGATCGGCATCGAGGCGGCCGGCGGGGCGATGCGGACGGTGCTGCCGCGCAACGCGCCGATCCCGAACGCGAAGGCGATCCCCGCGACCAGCTCGCTCGACGGCCAGCGCGAGCTCTCGGTGCGCATCTACCAGGGCGACCACCCCGAGGCCGTCCGGAACGACCTCCTCGGCGAGTTCACCTTCGGCGGCGTCCGCCCCAGCCCGGCGGGCCAGGTCCGGCTCGAGATCCTGTTCGAGGTGAGCGTGGAGGGCATCCTCACGGTGAGCGCGCGCGACCTCGACACCGGGAAGCAGATGCGGACCACGGTCCGCGTCACCGAGAGTTGA
- a CDS encoding HesA/MoeB/ThiF family protein, protein MALSEAEIARYARQLILPGVGEMGQERLRAARVKVYGAGPLAGPALIYLAESGVGAVIVDDAAPVSPADRSGWLYGPADEGKPRLELALEAVDAANRFVYAEPEGRGPGPTAALVCLESPDATRAAAKACFEARLPHVVAEVDGEGGTVTVVPVGGPCFECSFRAGSERTGLPAGYAATSALAALELTLLLAFLTPEPRARRIELVRGHPAARVTVRQPGCACGTARPL, encoded by the coding sequence ATGGCGCTTTCGGAAGCGGAGATCGCGCGGTACGCACGGCAGCTCATCCTCCCCGGGGTGGGCGAGATGGGGCAGGAGCGGCTCCGCGCGGCCCGGGTGAAGGTGTACGGCGCCGGCCCGCTCGCCGGACCGGCGCTGATCTACCTGGCGGAGTCGGGCGTGGGCGCGGTCATCGTGGACGACGCCGCGCCGGTGTCTCCGGCGGACCGGTCCGGCTGGCTCTACGGGCCGGCCGACGAGGGCAAGCCGCGGCTCGAGCTGGCGCTCGAGGCGGTGGACGCCGCCAACCGCTTCGTCTACGCCGAGCCCGAGGGCCGGGGTCCCGGGCCGACCGCCGCGCTCGTCTGCCTCGAGTCCCCGGACGCGACCCGCGCCGCCGCGAAGGCCTGCTTCGAGGCGCGCCTGCCGCACGTGGTGGCCGAGGTGGACGGGGAGGGGGGCACCGTGACGGTGGTCCCGGTGGGCGGCCCCTGCTTCGAGTGCTCCTTCCGGGCCGGTAGCGAGCGGACGGGGCTCCCCGCCGGCTACGCCGCCACCTCCGCCCTGGCCGCCCTCGAGCTCACGCTGCTGCTCGCGTTCCTCACGCCGGAGCCGCGCGCGCGGCGCATCGAGCTCGTCCGCGGCCATCCGGCGGCTCGGGTGACCGTCCGGCAGCCCGGCTGCGCCTGCGGAACGGCGCGGCCGCTCTAG
- the truA gene encoding tRNA pseudouridine(38-40) synthase TruA, with product MQNRRYALRIAYDGAAFRGFQRQPGLPTVQGALEDALAQTGLRARLDMAARTDAGVHALAQVVTFTARSRLAPAELRAALNARTPPGLLCLDAVEVAPSFHARASAVSRTYVYLVGLPPPEPLRPYAWSLPDPRSFPEARGPLDVAAMRAALSQAVGEHDFAGFARPGEQTAKLAVDPEATVRTLLRAEVHEAGFGPLYAIVLEGQGFLRAMVRHLVGTAVAVGVGAARPDVVGELLRARERYRGVRAPGWGLTLARVTYPAEIF from the coding sequence ATGCAGAACCGCCGCTATGCGCTCCGGATCGCCTACGACGGCGCCGCGTTCCGGGGCTTCCAGCGCCAGCCGGGGCTCCCCACGGTGCAGGGAGCGCTCGAGGACGCGCTGGCGCAGACCGGCCTGCGCGCGCGGCTCGACATGGCCGCCCGGACCGACGCCGGGGTCCACGCCCTCGCGCAGGTGGTCACCTTCACCGCCCGCTCGCGGCTCGCGCCGGCCGAGCTGCGCGCCGCCCTCAACGCGCGCACGCCGCCCGGCCTCCTCTGCCTCGACGCGGTCGAGGTGGCGCCGTCGTTCCACGCGCGCGCCTCGGCGGTGTCGCGCACCTACGTCTACCTGGTGGGGCTGCCGCCGCCCGAGCCGCTCCGGCCCTACGCCTGGAGCCTCCCGGATCCGCGCAGCTTCCCGGAGGCGCGCGGACCGCTCGACGTCGCGGCGATGCGCGCGGCGCTCTCGCAGGCGGTGGGGGAGCACGACTTCGCCGGCTTCGCGCGGCCGGGGGAGCAGACCGCGAAGCTCGCCGTGGATCCCGAGGCCACGGTGAGGACCCTGCTCCGGGCCGAGGTGCACGAGGCGGGCTTCGGCCCGCTCTACGCCATCGTCCTAGAGGGACAGGGCTTCCTGCGCGCCATGGTGCGCCACCTCGTCGGCACCGCGGTCGCGGTCGGGGTGGGCGCGGCCCGGCCGGACGTGGTGGGCGAGCTGCTCCGGGCGCGCGAGCGGTACCGGGGAGTGCGGGCCCCGGGCTGGGGGCTCACCCTCGCCCGGGTCACCTACCCCGCCGAGATCTTCTGA
- the clpX gene encoding ATP-dependent Clp protease ATP-binding subunit ClpX, producing the protein MSRKEHHHGNLSCSFCGKGQREVRKLIAGPTVYICDECIRLCNDIIAEEADRDEGRPAVSLPTPAEIKSFLDDYVVGQDRAKKVLSVAVYNHYKRVYAKKPGRVQRPGQKPGQDDVELQKSNILLIGPTGSGKTLLAQSLARFLNVPFTIADATSLTEAGYVGEDVENIIQNLLHNADYDVEKAARGIVYIDEIDKIARKGDTPSPTRDVGGEGVQQALLKIIEGTRANVTPRGGKKYNQQEYIQVDTSNVLFIVGGAFCGIEQAIRRRVGVRGLGFGAKIDKKEDVSLGELLAKVEPTDLVKFGMIPEFVGRVPVIATLADLSEDDLVTILTQPKNALTKQYVKLFEMEKVKLSFTKEALRASAREAMRRKSGARGLRAILEQAMLDIMYDVPYREGVKECKVTEGVILNKEPPLLSFEKEKKLA; encoded by the coding sequence GTGAGCCGCAAAGAGCACCACCACGGAAACCTGAGCTGCTCTTTCTGCGGGAAGGGCCAGCGCGAGGTGCGCAAGCTCATCGCCGGGCCGACCGTCTACATCTGCGACGAGTGCATCCGGCTCTGCAACGACATCATCGCCGAGGAGGCCGATCGCGACGAGGGCCGCCCGGCGGTCTCGCTGCCGACCCCCGCCGAGATCAAGTCGTTCCTCGACGACTACGTGGTGGGCCAGGACCGGGCGAAGAAGGTGCTCTCGGTCGCGGTCTACAACCACTACAAGCGCGTCTACGCGAAGAAGCCGGGGAGGGTGCAGCGGCCGGGCCAGAAGCCGGGGCAGGACGACGTCGAGCTGCAGAAGTCGAACATCCTGCTCATCGGGCCCACGGGCTCGGGCAAGACCCTGCTCGCCCAGTCGCTCGCGCGCTTCCTGAACGTCCCGTTCACCATCGCCGACGCCACCAGCCTCACCGAGGCGGGCTACGTCGGCGAGGACGTCGAGAACATCATCCAGAACCTGCTCCACAACGCCGACTACGACGTGGAGAAGGCGGCGCGCGGCATCGTCTACATCGACGAGATCGACAAGATCGCGCGCAAGGGTGACACGCCGTCGCCGACCCGCGACGTGGGCGGGGAGGGGGTCCAGCAGGCGCTCCTCAAGATCATCGAGGGCACCCGGGCCAACGTCACGCCGCGCGGCGGCAAGAAGTACAACCAGCAGGAGTACATCCAGGTCGACACGAGCAACGTGCTCTTCATCGTCGGCGGGGCCTTCTGCGGGATCGAGCAGGCGATCCGCCGCCGGGTGGGCGTGCGGGGCCTCGGCTTCGGCGCCAAGATCGACAAGAAGGAGGACGTGTCGCTCGGCGAGCTGCTCGCCAAGGTCGAGCCGACCGACCTGGTGAAGTTCGGGATGATCCCCGAGTTCGTCGGGCGCGTGCCGGTCATCGCCACGCTGGCGGATCTCTCCGAGGACGACCTCGTCACCATCCTCACCCAGCCCAAGAACGCCCTCACGAAGCAGTACGTGAAGCTGTTCGAGATGGAGAAGGTGAAGCTCTCCTTCACCAAGGAGGCGCTGCGCGCCTCGGCCCGCGAGGCGATGCGCCGCAAGTCGGGCGCCCGCGGCCTGCGCGCCATCCTCGAGCAGGCGATGCTCGACATCATGTACGACGTCCCCTACCGGGAGGGCGTGAAGGAGTGCAAGGTGACCGAGGGCGTCATCCTGAACAAGGAGCCGCCGCTGCTCTCCTTCGAGAAGGAGAAGAAGCTCGCCTGA